In a genomic window of Candidatus Hydrogenedentota bacterium:
- a CDS encoding M23 family metallopeptidase — protein sequence MRLPRTGKLRALGAAGLIVLTLAFGQGCAHLRAPWSDHDPCRPEETPGVSAGRPSVWPVDAPDRQVVSEYGVRRGRSRRHKGIDIKCAEGTPVRATADGVVTEVRTQGAYGKIIVVDHGDGYSTAYAHLCKQHASPGQEVRRGEILGGAGRSGNASCTHLHYEVRRNGTATNPRPYLP from the coding sequence GTGAGACTGCCGCGAACCGGAAAATTGCGCGCCCTCGGCGCCGCGGGCCTGATCGTCCTGACACTGGCTTTTGGGCAGGGGTGCGCCCATTTGCGCGCGCCGTGGTCGGACCACGACCCCTGCCGGCCGGAAGAGACCCCCGGGGTTTCGGCCGGCCGCCCCTCGGTTTGGCCGGTGGACGCTCCGGACCGGCAGGTGGTGTCGGAATACGGGGTGCGGCGGGGGCGCAGCCGCCGTCACAAGGGGATAGACATCAAGTGCGCGGAGGGGACGCCGGTGCGGGCGACGGCGGACGGGGTGGTGACGGAGGTGCGGACCCAGGGGGCCTATGGGAAGATCATCGTGGTGGATCACGGGGACGGGTATTCCACGGCATACGCGCACCTGTGCAAGCAGCACGCAAGCCCCGGGCAGGAGGTGCGGCGGGGGGAGATTCTGGGGGGGGCCGGGCGCTCGGGCAACGCGAGCTGCACGCACCTGCACTACGAGGTGCGGCGGAACGGCACGGCGACGAACCCCCGGCCCTATCTTCCGTGA